In Capsicum annuum cultivar UCD-10X-F1 chromosome 7, UCD10Xv1.1, whole genome shotgun sequence, one genomic interval encodes:
- the LOC107878693 gene encoding receptor-like protein kinase THESEUS 1: MGMWMHLVLVFVLSIFLIHEGNAAFTPPDKYLIACGSSKNVTFLGQIFVPDTTPHSSVSLENVENSIAATSNSTAPFSVYQSARIFHTTTSYKFDIHQEGRHWVRLYFYPLPGHNLTSASITVVTENFVLLDNFSFKRYKGSYLFKEYSINVTTDSLTVALIPSNNSVAFINAIEVVSAPDELIPDQAVAASPPAPFNGLSELAFETVYRLNMGGPLITAQNDTLGRTWENDVKYLHVNSSAANVSVSAASIKYPPTITPDIAPNWVYATAETMGDANTANGNFNITWEFPVDPNFMYLIRVHFCDIVSESMNTLLFNLYINDDIANADLDLSSTGNLDVPYYKDFVSNSTTNSGILTVSVGPDTGAADLSNAIMNGLEIMKISNGARSLSGVSSVETLFVRPHKKNKKGMIIGSAVGGASAALAIIGLCYCCLVARRSKTSPQGHPWLPLPLYGNSLTLTKMSTVSQKSGTASCISLASPNLGRFFSFQEIMDATNKFDESLLLGVGGFGRVYKGTLEDGTRLAVKRGNPRSEQGLAEFRTEIEMLSKLRHRHLVSLIGYCDERSEMILVYEYMANGPLRSHLYGTDLPSLSWKQRLEICIGAARGLHYLHTGASQSIIHRDVKTTNILLDENFVAKVADFGLSKTGPALDQTHVSTAVKGSFGYLDPEYFRRQQLTEKSDVYSFGVVLMEVLCTRPALNPVLPRDQVNIAEWAMTWQKKGMLDQIMDPNLAGKVNSASLKKFGETAEKCLADHGVDRPSMGDVLWNLEYALQLEETSSALAEPDDNSTNHIPSIPLTPLEPFENSVSMIEGINSGTDDDAEDAATSAVFSQLVNPRGR; this comes from the coding sequence ATGGGGATGTGGATGCATTTGGTTTTAGTTTTTGTGTTGTCAATTTTCTTGATTCATGAGGGCAATGCTGCATTCACTCCTCCTGATAAATATTTGATTGCTTGTGGATCTTCCAAAAATGTAACCTTTCTTGGCCAAATTTTTGTTCCTGACACAACACCCCATTCTTCAGTTTCTTTAGAAAATGTAGAGAATTCTATTGCTGCAACATCCAATTCCACTGCTCCATTTTCAGTATACCAGTCTGCTAGAATTTTCCACACTACAACATCTTACAAGTTTGATATTCATCAAGAAGGTCGACATTGGGTTCGATTGTATTTCTATCCTCTCCCTGGTCATAACTTAACATCTGCCTCAATCACAGTTGTTACAGAAAATTTTGTTCTGTTGGACAATTTTAGCTTCAAGAGATATAAGGGTAGTTACCTTTTTAAGGAATACTCAATCAATGTTACTACAGATAGCTTGACTGTTGCTTTGATCCCTTCTAATAACTCAGTCGCGTTTATTAATGCGATTGAAGTTGTATCGGCTCCTGATGAGTTGATTCCTGATCAAGCCGTAGCTGCATCTCCACCAGCCCCTTTTAATGGCCTTTCTGAGCTAGCCTTTGAAACTGTTTATCGGTTGAACATGGGAGGTCCTTTGATTACTGCTCAGAATGATACGTTAGGGAGAACGTGGGAGAATGACGTTAAGTACTTGCACGTCAATAGTTCTGCCGCGAATGTTTCAGTTAGCGCTGCAAGCATAAAATATCCACCCACCATTACTCCTGATATAGCACCAAATTGGGTTTATGCTACTGCTGAAACCATGGGAGATGCCAATACTGCCAATGGGAATTTCAATATCACCTGGGAGTTCCCAGTTGATCCAAACTTCATGTACCTCATCCGCGTACATTTTTGTGATATTGTGAGCGAGTCCATGAATACTCTACTTTTTAATCTGTACATAAATGATGACATTGCTAACGCGGACTTAGATTTGTCATCAACTGGTAATTTGGACGTTCCGTATTACAAGGATTTTGTCTCCAACTCCACAACAAATTCAGGTATTCTGACAGTCAGTGTTGGTCCAGACACAGGAGCCGCCGATTTGAGCAATGCCATTATGAATGGACTGGAAATCATGAAGATTAGCAATGGAGCTAGAAGCTTGAGTGGGGTTTCATCTGTTGAGACTCTATTTGTGCGGCCTCACAAAAAGAACAAGAAAGGTATGATAATTGGTTCTGCTGTAGGAGGAGCATCAGCTGCACTAGCAATTATTGGGTTGTGTTATTGCTGCTTGGTAGCCCGCAGATCAAAGACCTCACCCCAGGGGCACCCATGGCTTCCTCTTCCCTTGTATGGGAACTCTTTAACTTTGACAAAGATGTCCACAGTTTCTCAAAAGAGTGGAACGGCAAGCTGTATCTCCTTAGCTTCACCCAACCTTGGTCGATTCTTTAGTTTCCAAGAAATAATGGATGCTACTAATAAATTTGATGAAAGCCTGCTTCTTGGTGTTGGTGGTTTTGGTAGAGTCTACAAGGGAACGCTAGAAGATGGGACAAGGCTTGCTGTCAAAAGAGGCAACCCGAGATCTGAACAAGGTCTAGCTGAATTTCGAACAGAAATTGAAATGTTGTCCAAACTTCGCCACCGCCATCTCGTGTCTTTGATTGGCTATTGTGATGAAAGATCAGAGATGATTTTGGTTTATGAATACATGGCAAATGGGCCTCTCCGAAGTCATCTGTATGGAACGGATCTTCCGTCTCTTTCGTGGAAGCAACGTCTTGAGATTTGTATAGGTGCTGCTAGGGGGCTGCATTACCTCCACACTGGTGCATCACAGAGCATCATTCACCGTGATGTGAAAACTACAAACATACTCTTGGACGAGAACTTTGTAGCCAAAGTTGCTGATTTTGGTCTGTCTAAAACTGGACCAGCTCTTGATCAGACCCACGTCAGCACTGCTGTTAAAGGTAGCTTTGGGTACCTGGATCCAGAGTACTTTAGAAGGCAGCAGCTTACAGAGAAATCAGATGTTTATTCATTTGGTGTTGTCCTAATGGAAGTGCTCTGCACCAGACCCGCATTGAATCCTGTCCTACCACGGGATCAAGTCAATATAGCTGAGTGGGCCATGACTTGGCAAAAGAAAGGCATGTTGGATCAGATAATGGACCCAAATCTTGCAGGGAAGGTGAATTCAGCCTCCCTCAAGAAGTTTGGGGAGACCGCGGAGAAGTGTTTGGCTGACCATGGCGTTGATAGACCTTCCATGGGGGATGTTCTGTGGAATCTAGAGTATGCTCTTCAGCTTGAGGAAACCTCATCAGCTCTGGCAGAGCCCGATGATAACAGCACTAATCATATACCCAGCATACCTTTGACACCACTTGAGCCATTTGAAAATAGTGTGAGTATGATTGAAGGGATTAACTCTGGAACTGATGATGATGCAGAGGATGCTGCCACTAGTGCTGTTTTCTCCCAGCTGGTAAATCCACGGGGAAGGTGA